Proteins from a single region of Catenulispora acidiphila DSM 44928:
- a CDS encoding TetR/AcrR family transcriptional regulator, whose translation MSADDNDAGSRRERKRLETRNCISQAALQLTLENGGLQNVSPDEIAERAGVSPRTFHNYFHSREAALGALPGDRARRVALAFSERPAAEPFDVALAEAVVAEYTLGHEPDKAVVSKLHAIMADGGFTKEALRRVMADEGARPHLLESMRQLEDALTPVIGTRLGLDPNEDLLPRIVAAAVNGAVRVATKYWLHEDSEVPYTALLRQAVRTAAALAEQPSLPYPPGPSVPENANP comes from the coding sequence GTGTCCGCAGACGACAACGACGCGGGCTCCCGGCGCGAACGCAAACGCCTGGAGACGCGCAACTGCATCAGCCAGGCGGCGCTGCAGCTCACCCTGGAGAACGGCGGGCTGCAGAACGTCAGCCCGGACGAGATCGCCGAGCGCGCCGGGGTCTCCCCGCGCACGTTCCACAACTACTTCCACAGCCGCGAGGCCGCGCTCGGGGCGCTGCCCGGGGACCGCGCCAGGCGCGTGGCGCTGGCCTTCAGCGAGCGCCCCGCCGCCGAACCCTTCGACGTCGCGCTGGCCGAGGCGGTCGTCGCGGAGTACACGCTGGGGCACGAGCCGGACAAGGCCGTGGTCAGCAAACTCCACGCGATCATGGCCGACGGCGGCTTCACCAAGGAGGCGCTGCGCCGGGTGATGGCCGACGAGGGGGCGCGGCCGCACCTGCTGGAGTCGATGCGCCAGCTCGAGGACGCCCTGACCCCGGTCATCGGCACCCGGCTGGGGCTGGATCCGAACGAGGACCTGCTGCCGCGGATCGTCGCGGCGGCGGTGAACGGCGCGGTGCGGGTGGCCACGAAATATTGGCTGCACGAGGACTCCGAGGTCCCCTACACTGCCCTGCTGCGCCAAGCGGTCCGCACCGCCGCGGCGCTGGCCGAACAGCCCTCGCTCCCCTACCCGCCTGGGCCCAGCGTACCGGAAAACGCAAACCCCTGA
- a CDS encoding ABC transporter ATP-binding protein, with translation MLIKILRQYLRPYKGPIYLVLALQFVQTLCALYLPTLNADIIDDGVVKGDTGYVIKTGALMLVFSLLQIACSVGAVYFGARTATALGRDLRAGIFDRVQAFSTREVGRFGAPSLLTRTTNDVLQVQMVVLMTFTMAAAAPVMLVGGVILALRQDVPLSGLLVAIIPALAIAIGIIISRMGPLFRIVQVRIDKINGVMREQITGIRVIRAFVKDEHENQRYGRANEELLDVSLRVGKLMALMFPVVMTIVNFASVGVLWFGAHRIDSGGMQIGSLTAFLSYLMQILMSVMMTTFMFMMVPRAAVCADRIGEVLETESSVVPPVVALVPQTSGTLELRGASFKYPGAEDCVLNEVSLTARPGETTAIIGSTGAGKTTLLNLVPRLADVTDGAVLVDGVDVRQLDPQRLTETVAIVPQKPYLFTGTIASNLRYGRPDASDEELWEALETAQARDFVERMPEGLNAPIAQGGTNVSGGQRQRLAIARALVHKPEIFLFDDSFSALDYSTDARLRAALVDQTRESTVVIVAQRVSTIRTADRIIVLDRGVVVGSGTHSELMESNETYREIVLSQLTEEEAAA, from the coding sequence ATGCTTATCAAAATCCTGAGACAATACCTGCGACCGTACAAAGGACCGATCTATCTGGTCCTGGCGCTGCAGTTCGTGCAGACGCTGTGCGCGTTGTACCTGCCCACGCTCAACGCCGACATCATCGACGACGGCGTGGTCAAGGGCGACACCGGATACGTCATCAAGACCGGCGCCCTGATGCTGGTCTTCTCGCTGCTGCAGATCGCCTGCTCGGTCGGCGCCGTCTACTTCGGCGCCCGGACCGCGACGGCGCTGGGCCGGGACCTGCGGGCCGGCATCTTCGACCGGGTCCAGGCCTTCTCCACCCGCGAGGTCGGCCGCTTCGGCGCGCCCTCGCTGCTCACCCGCACCACCAACGACGTGCTGCAGGTGCAGATGGTGGTCCTGATGACCTTCACCATGGCCGCCGCCGCGCCGGTGATGCTGGTCGGCGGCGTCATCCTGGCGCTGCGCCAGGACGTGCCGCTGTCCGGGCTGCTGGTCGCGATCATCCCGGCGCTGGCCATCGCGATCGGGATCATCATCAGCCGCATGGGCCCGCTGTTCCGGATCGTGCAGGTCCGCATCGACAAGATCAACGGTGTGATGCGCGAGCAGATCACCGGTATCCGCGTCATCCGTGCCTTCGTCAAGGACGAGCACGAGAACCAGCGCTACGGCCGGGCCAACGAGGAGCTGCTGGACGTCTCGCTGCGCGTGGGCAAGCTGATGGCGCTGATGTTCCCGGTCGTGATGACGATCGTGAACTTCGCCAGCGTCGGCGTGCTGTGGTTCGGCGCGCACCGCATCGACTCCGGCGGGATGCAGATCGGGTCGCTGACGGCGTTCCTGAGCTACCTGATGCAGATCCTGATGTCGGTCATGATGACCACGTTCATGTTCATGATGGTTCCCCGGGCCGCGGTCTGCGCCGACCGCATCGGCGAGGTGCTGGAGACCGAGTCCAGCGTCGTCCCGCCGGTCGTGGCGCTGGTGCCGCAGACCTCCGGCACGCTGGAGTTGCGCGGCGCGAGCTTCAAGTACCCCGGCGCCGAGGACTGCGTGCTGAACGAGGTGTCGCTGACCGCGCGGCCCGGGGAGACCACCGCGATCATCGGCTCCACCGGCGCGGGCAAGACCACGCTGCTGAACCTGGTGCCCCGGCTGGCCGACGTCACCGACGGCGCGGTGCTGGTCGACGGTGTGGACGTGCGCCAGCTCGATCCCCAGCGGCTGACCGAGACGGTGGCCATCGTGCCGCAGAAGCCGTATCTGTTCACCGGCACCATCGCCTCCAACCTGCGCTACGGCCGGCCCGACGCCTCCGATGAGGAACTGTGGGAGGCGCTGGAGACCGCGCAGGCGCGGGACTTCGTCGAGCGCATGCCCGAGGGCCTGAACGCCCCGATCGCCCAGGGCGGGACCAACGTCTCCGGCGGCCAGCGGCAGCGCCTGGCGATCGCCCGCGCGCTGGTGCACAAGCCGGAGATCTTCCTGTTCGACGACTCGTTCTCGGCCCTGGACTACAGCACCGACGCCCGGCTGCGCGCCGCGCTGGTGGACCAGACCCGGGAGTCCACGGTGGTCATCGTCGCGCAGCGCGTCTCCACGATCCGCACCGCGGACCGCATCATCGTCCTGGACCGGGGCGTGGTGGTCGGGTCCGGGACCCACAGCGAGCTGATGGAATCCAACGAGACCTACCGGGAGATCGTGCTCTCGCAGCTCACCGAAGAGGAGGCCGCGGCATGA